Below is a genomic region from Pontibacillus yanchengensis.
TCGATCCACAACAATTACCCCGAAGGGATCATGTTGCTTCACGCGCTCGACTTGCATGTATTAGGCACGCCGCCAGCGTTCGTCCTGAGCCAGGATCAAACTCTCCATAAAATGAAGAAGTTCGCCTTTGCATCATTCAAAATGATTACTGGCTAATTCGTTAAAAAATTAACAGGTTGTTTACAAGTTGTTTTGTTCAGTTTTCAAAGATCAAAACATCGCCAGAAAGCGACTTTTGCATTATATCAAGAAATCAAATTGAAGTCAATAAATTTATTTAAAATTATTTCGCCTCAAAATGTTGTTCTTAGAAATCTTTTTCGCATTCCTTAATGCGACGCTAACTAATTTATCATGTTGTTCATTTGAAGTCAATTAGTTTTAATAAAAAACTTAAATCAGCGTTGTTTTTAAGGTCATGTGCGTTGTTGTCTCATTGACAACAGATAATAATATAGCACATGAAATGCTTCTTCGCAATAGGTTATATCAAATAATTTTTTAAAATAGATGAAACCAATTTATACTGCGTTTATTTCTTATAGAGAACCCCGATTTTTTCCGATGTTAAGAGGTGATTTGAGTTTCTTAACAAGAGCTCTCCCAATCACCTAAGGAAAAGCGCACTCAACAGCAACGATTACTTAATACCTCCAATGGAATTGGGACTGAAGCTAGGCACATGCAACCTCAACTTATTCTTTTATCGTTAAAAATCTTCTACTCTTTTTATAGGAGATTCCTTATTACTAAAGATAGCTTTTCATTGTTTCTACTATCATGAAAATTACATTTCTAATCGTCTTTTCAACTCTTCCCAAGAAAGCTGGGTTGGTTTTTGAACTACCCAGTCGGCTTGTGTCAGAACTTTTGCCGATCCAATACCAACTGCGTACATTCCAGCTGCTTTAATAGCCTGAACTCCAGCTTGGGCATCTTCAACACCTACACAATAAGCTGGGTCTACACTTAATTGGTCCGCGCCCTTCAAGAAAATCTCTGGATCAGGTTTACCATTTTCAACTTGAGCGGCGTCTACAACCGTATCTAGATATTGCTCTACTTCCAATCGCCTGATAACAGGTTTGGCATTTTTACTAGCTGAGGCTAGCGCTGTTTGAATACCCGATTCCTTTATTTCTTTCATAAACTCTAAGATGCCGGGCAACAAATCGTTTGGCGTTATATCTTGAATAAATGTTTTATAATGTTCATTCTTTTTTGTAGCGTAAAAATCTTTTTCTTGTTCTGAGAGTTGTTTGTTTCCGTGTTCGAGGATTTTTTCAAGCGATTCTTTACGACCTACTCCTTTTAATCTTTCATTAAACGAGCGATCCATCGGAATACCTAAATCATCCGCTAATTTTTTCCATGCTAAATAGTGATATTCAGCGGTGTCTGTTATAACACCATCTAAGTCAAAAATCACTGCTTGAATATGTCCCATACTCCCCCACCTAACTGTTAATGTGTTTCATCTTTCCTACACTATACCACAGAAGGAAGGGGTTGTCTTACCTATGCTTATACTTAGGCGGGAGATACTTGAGGCATTCTTTCTCTGTTGCAAACCGCTTAAATAGCTTGAATAAAATACGATATCTTTCTTCCATCGCTCTTTTCACAATATGTTCTATACGTTGATCCCCTAAATCGTGAAGCAATTCTTCCATTTCTCTTCTCAATAGATACTCTATTTCTTTACGTTCAAGTTCATTAATCATAAAACCTAACATAAACAATCACCTCTGTATGGATGGCATCTTCCCACTCATTGTGTCCATTTATTTGCATTTTATTAAAATCATTCCAAAAGGCTTGTTCATATCTTATTTTTCTCTACATAAACTAACTATAGATATAGATTAAGGGAAGGGATGTGGAGAGGTGTGCAACATTTTCATGTTTGGAAGTGGTCAAGCTTAAAAAGATGGGGATTAGTAGTCATTGCTGCTCTATTTTGTGCCATTTTTCTTGTTGTGGAACGAGACAGTGCATTTTCTGTATTTTCAACAGATAAAGGACCTAGAGCGTTAATTAGTAGTGGGGAAAAAGGGAAAGATGTTTCATTAACCTTTAATATTAGCTGGGGGCAACAACAAGTATATCCAATATTAGACACGTTAAAAAAGCATGGTGTGAAAGCGACATTCTTTGTAAATGGGGAATGGGCTGAACGTCACCCTGAGATTTTAAAGGCCATTACCGAAGATGGACATGAATTAGGTATGATGGGATATCGTTATAAAAGCTACCTGAAACAAGATATTACACAGGTTAAAAAAGACCTTTTATACGCTAGAACAGTCTTTGGGAAATTAGGGTATGATGAGTTATCTTTACTACGTACACCTAATGGACATGTTAACAATGAAGTTATTACGATGGCTAGTAAATTAGGGTACCAAGTCGTGCAATGGAGTGTAAACCCTAAAGATTGGGATAACCCTGGTACTCAAGTTATCGTTGACCATGTCATGAAAGAAACAAGTGGTGGAGACATTATTTTAATGCATGCTTCAGATTCCGTTAAACAAACAAACAAAGCCTTAGGAACTATTTTACCTGGCATCAAACAAAAAGGGTTCCACTTTGTCACGATTTCAGAACTTATTTCAAAAGCAGAAACAGAATCCTCACCTATTAATTAAGGGCAAACGCTTATTTACGTTTGCCCTTCTTCTTTTTAGGTTTTTTTGATTTATTTGATGATGAAGGTTGTTGCTTGGATTCCGTTGGAGATTCTTGGTCATTCCCCAAAGTTGTTAACCGATGCAACAATAGAATTTGATATGTGTTGCACAATAATAACGGGAAAATCATAAGTAATACATAATCCTGATCCCCAGCTTGTAATGCAGGAACCCATTCGACTGATGTTACGACGACCATAAAAAATAATGCAGGAATGAATGCATGCTTATTTGTCTCCCTTGCTTTTATGGTTGCTACAATCCACCCATATATAAAAATGAGGATAGGGGCAATAAGGAACGGCCAAATACTTGGGTCACCTTCTACATCACGATAACGAAAATAAACTAAATCAAACAACGCAAAACCAATTAGGCCTATTTGAATCGGAACCCAAAACCTTCGAAACATCCCTAAACCAAATTGGTGAACAGTTAAATACGCAAAAAAGCCCATTTGACTAATAATACTAAAAATGAAGCCAAATCCTAAAAACGTTAAAACGACTCCTAACAATCCAAAAGCATTAAAAGGCTGCAATGCTTCCATGTAAGCGTCATTTTTAACAAAAAAGCTTATGATTAACGTGGAAAGTCCACCCCATAATAATGTCCTGAGAAATAACCTTACCCATTTTCTACTTGTCAAAATCGTTCCTCCTAATGAAAGGCGCAAGTGCCCATTTAGCATGCCCACACGACGGGGATGGGTTCATGTTGCTACGTGATGCGGGCGTACAGGACGTAGTTCAGTTCGATATCGCTGCGTGACGCAGCGTTTTTAATCGAATTTCCATATCACCCCAAAACTTCATTCGTATGAAATAAAGGAAACATGGAGAGCGGTAGCAATCCTTATGTTTACTTAACTTAAGTGAGGAAGTTTGCTGGGCAGCTGGAGTCAGACGTAATAGCGCCAAAATTTTACTTTTATTTTCTGAGAACATATCTCTCTTTTATATATTTTTTCGTTAAACCATCCTTAGGTATTTTATCACGAAGAACTGCTTTTTTCCTTAGTTTCCTGCGTATAAATTTTTTCATATATCTAATATTAAGCATAGGGACGAAAGATGTGAAAGGAGTGCTCTTATGCTTAGGATAAAGAACCTCATTGTTATAGTAGCATCTCTATCTTTCTTAACTGCTTGTTCTGGTAATTCGTCCTCAGGAGGGGAACAACCCCAATATGAAACCACAAAAAAAATGGTGGTGGATATTCTCAAAACGGACGATGGGAAAAAGGCAATTACGGAAGTCTTGAATGACGATAAGATGAAACAGCAGGTTGTATTAGAATCGGATGTTGTCAAAAAATCGATTGAAGAGACCATCACTTCCGACAAAGGTAAGAAATTTTGGACAAAGCTGTTTGAAAACCCTCAATTCTCCAAAACCTTTGCCAAGTCCATGACTGAGGAACAAAAAAAGTTAACGAAGGATCTAATGAGTGATTCTGAATATCAAAAAAGTATGCTTGAGATTTTACAAAACCCTGAAATTACGAACCAAATGCTTACCGTTATGAAAAGTCAGCAATTCCGTGAACACCTTGAGAAAACCATTGAAGAAACCATGAACACCCCAATGTTCAAAGCAAAAATGAGTGAAATTGTACTCAAAGCCGCCGAAGAAATGAAATCCACTTCCGGTGATGAAAAGAGCAAAGGGCAAGGTGAAGGTGGAGATCAACAAAGTAAAAGTGGTCAAGGAAGTGGCGCTGGTGGAGCACAAGGTGACAGCGGTTCTTAATAAGAAAGGCGCAATCGCTGGTTTAGCGACGTATGTGCTGCGCCTACTCGACGTAGGTTGGTTTGATGTTGCTGCTCGATTCAGCGGTCTTAATCGAATCTCTTTCAGCCCAGAACTTCACCCAGTAAGATAAATGAAACACGAAAGCATGCGCGATTCGATGTTGACTTATCGACCGGAAGAGAGGGAAGCATATTAGCTGCTTATTGATGGAGCTAGACATGTAAGCGTCAAAATTTACACCTTCTTTACTATGAACAACGATTATAAACAAAATCCTGCCACTATATAAGTAGCAGGATTTTTTAGTGTTTTTATTCCAATTTCCCAACAATTTTATTAGCAATGTTAAGAAAGATTTGGCCAGTGGGGTGATCTGCTTGATATACGCCTGGGGCGAAAATGTCTTCTTCTTCATATGGTTGTTGCAATGGAATTTGCCCTAACACTTCTGTGCCTAATTGATCAGCCAACTTAGGACCTCCGCCCTGGCCAAAAACATATTCCTTTTGCCCTGTTAGTTTACTTTCGAAGTAAGCCATATTTTCTACAACACCGACTAATTCATGTTCTGTTTTTAGAGCCATCTGCCCAGCTCTTGCAGCTACAAAGGCAGCTGTTGGATGAGGTGTCGTGACGATAACTTCTT
It encodes:
- the pdaB gene encoding polysaccharide deacetylase family sporulation protein PdaB, giving the protein MQHFHVWKWSSLKRWGLVVIAALFCAIFLVVERDSAFSVFSTDKGPRALISSGEKGKDVSLTFNISWGQQQVYPILDTLKKHGVKATFFVNGEWAERHPEILKAITEDGHELGMMGYRYKSYLKQDITQVKKDLLYARTVFGKLGYDELSLLRTPNGHVNNEVITMASKLGYQVVQWSVNPKDWDNPGTQVIVDHVMKETSGGDIILMHASDSVKQTNKALGTILPGIKQKGFHFVTISELISKAETESSPIN
- the pgmB gene encoding beta-phosphoglucomutase, whose translation is MGHIQAVIFDLDGVITDTAEYHYLAWKKLADDLGIPMDRSFNERLKGVGRKESLEKILEHGNKQLSEQEKDFYATKKNEHYKTFIQDITPNDLLPGILEFMKEIKESGIQTALASASKNAKPVIRRLEVEQYLDTVVDAAQVENGKPDPEIFLKGADQLSVDPAYCVGVEDAQAGVQAIKAAGMYAVGIGSAKVLTQADWVVQKPTQLSWEELKRRLEM
- the gerD gene encoding spore germination lipoprotein GerD; the protein is MLRIKNLIVIVASLSFLTACSGNSSSGGEQPQYETTKKMVVDILKTDDGKKAITEVLNDDKMKQQVVLESDVVKKSIEETITSDKGKKFWTKLFENPQFSKTFAKSMTEEQKKLTKDLMSDSEYQKSMLEILQNPEITNQMLTVMKSQQFREHLEKTIEETMNTPMFKAKMSEIVLKAAEEMKSTSGDEKSKGQGEGGDQQSKSGQGSGAGGAQGDSGS
- a CDS encoding KinB-signaling pathway activation protein, which encodes MTSRKWVRLFLRTLLWGGLSTLIISFFVKNDAYMEALQPFNAFGLLGVVLTFLGFGFIFSIISQMGFFAYLTVHQFGLGMFRRFWVPIQIGLIGFALFDLVYFRYRDVEGDPSIWPFLIAPILIFIYGWIVATIKARETNKHAFIPALFFMVVVTSVEWVPALQAGDQDYVLLMIFPLLLCNTYQILLLHRLTTLGNDQESPTESKQQPSSSNKSKKPKKKKGKRK